Genomic segment of Benincasa hispida cultivar B227 chromosome 1, ASM972705v1, whole genome shotgun sequence:
TCGGTTTCtttatgaattcacatatttgatctactTCACTTCGCTACTGTTTATTTCTTGCTTTACATtagatgcatctataacttcatgcaaaacCCATTTCCAAACGCCTAAGCCAACTAAATCACTTGGTAAAAGCTACTTTAGCTTGAATTATTCGAGAGATAGACACACTAGTGTTTTATTGCATTCTGTGACTAatgcatacatcctagagatagggaATTGTATgacattcgcattgagaaatgcTAAATAGAAAGTGAGCAAAAATCTAACACATAAACAGAGATAAGCAAGTCATTTCATCCGCATCATATTCTTGTACGTGTACATCTCACTTAGATCGGCGCATATCCCTTGCGCTAGATtccattttcacacgaccccTTGTTTTCTACTTGAcctttttgtatcttcttgcacgcACACAACAAACTGTGTAAATAACTCATTCCGCATTCACTTAGGATACTTCTACATCAGCTACAACGCAAGCCctgcgttagctttaatctgaatccctaAGTCGAACCCAGGAACttgagttggatttatacttggatttcaTTCAAGAAAACTTGAACGCATAAAGAGGAGTGTCACGCGTCCGTTCAcacatcactaacgcatcaacTCATCACTCACATTTGcacttattttttcaattaccTTATAtaatacactcctaagctcgcATCATGAATTCaatgaacaagtttttggcgccattgtcggggaTCGAACTCGAGTCATTCGCGTGATAGGCAGGAATACTggccattttttttcttttttttcttttaaaaatgaaatatgtgAACTCATAAAGAAACCGATTGTCTTTACAAGATCAATACTCAATCAAATGAGATGAATATAATTACAATTCAGATGAAAAGAAAGGAGTCAAGGCGTAGAGTAcgatctcttgtcctctttggctcaattcaaATTCATGTAAAACCAACTTgtagaagaaatggaagaaaattctctctcgagctcaactTTCTCCCCTCCTTGATCGACGATGGGGGTGGTTCTCTTCCTTCTTTTGTTCTTCTTATCACAGCAGCACAACTCTAAGTCTCTAAAGGACATGGTGAAGTGCAGTATCATCGTTTCATTCTTGTCacagaagaaaaatgatgaagtgcagtATCATCGCTTCATGGACATGTTAAAACAGTTACATATCAACATCCCTTTCGCTGAAGCGattgaacaaatgccaaaatacCTTAAGTTTTTTAAGGATATGGTGACGAAGAAAATGAGCATAGGGAAGTTCGCAACGGTGGCGTTAACGCAAAAGTCAAACACCATTATTCCACCAAAAATGCGCGACCCTGGAAGTTTCATGATACCCTACTCAATCGGCGAGATATATATAGGTCAAGCGCTTTGCGATCTCAAGGCCAGTATCAAATTAATGCcccattaaaatttttaaacaattgaatgtGAGGTAGCTAGCGCCCACGATGGTGACTCTCCAGCTAGCTGACAGGTCCCTAGTTCATttagaggggaaggtgaaggatgtcctGGTCTCAATTTGCAAATTTATTttaccggcagacttcatcattctcgaCTACGAAGCGGACAAGGTGTACCCATCATATTaggacgaccatttttatctatTACCCAAATCGATGTGTATAAGGGAGAGATCACGCTGAGTGTGAAtggaaagaagctcaggtttgacattattaaagccatgaagtatTCGGAAGAAGAAGACCTAACAGATTCCGACAATGAACCCAGTtataatgaagaagaaaagtccgaagaagaagatgaaagagaggatgcgaccGCATCTGTAGCAACATGCAATGCGATCATGGAAATGACACACCAAGAAGAAAAATTGActatgaatgaagagagaaaagcacAACAACCTTCCTTTAAAAAACCACCTACCGTGGAATTAAAAACCTTGCCAAGCCACCTGAAGTATGTTTTCTTGGGACAAAATGAAACACTActagtaataatttcctctacgTTACAAGAAGATCAAAAGAATGTGCCGCTTAACATCCTAAagaagtacataaaagcaataGGATGGACGCTAGCAGACATAAGAGGAATCAGCCccgcatattgcatgcacaggaTACGTCTCGACGAAAACCAAAAAGGGTCTATTGAACCTCAACATAGActaaaccctgcgatgaaggaggttgtgaaaaaggagataatcaaatggttggatGTAGGCATTATCTATCCAATCGCTGATAGCATAtgggtcagccccatgcaatgtgtgcccaagaagggaggaatgacggtggtcccaaatgaaaataatgaattaataccaatgAGGACCGTCACTGGCTGGAAAATCTGCATAGACTACCGCAAACTTAATGCGGcgacaaagaaggatcattttcccttgccttttattgaccagatgctagacTATCTAGCAGAAAATGATTATTTCTGCTTTTTGGACGGGTATGCGGGCTACAACCAAATAATGAttgctcctgaagaccaagagaaaaccacattcacctgcccctaCGGTACGTTTGCTTTTTGCGACATGCCGTTCAAATTATGCAATGCACcgagcacgttccagaggtgcatgatggccatcttctttgagtatcttgaagattcagtggaaatttttatggacgacttctcggtTTATGGGAAAATGTATGAAATCTGTCTGAACAATATGAAGAAGATACtaagaagatgtgaagagacaaaccTTGTGCTGAACTGGAAGAAGTGCCACTTTATGGTGAATGAAGGTATTGTGCTCGGgcacaaagtctccaaggaAGGGCTGGAGGTGGATAAGGCAAAGACTGAGGCCATTGAAAATCTcccacctccagcaaatgtgaaggctgtcaGGAGTTTCCTGGGACATGCAGGATTTTATCGTcattttgtgaaggacttttcgaaGATTGCTCGACCATTGAGTGCATTGCTGGAGGTCGAGAGaacgtttgactttgatgaacaATTCCTCAACTCATTCAAAATACTGAAGAATGCATTGATAACCACACTGTTGATCGCACTTGACTAGACAGAGCCGTTTGAGCTGATGTGCGATACTAGCGATTTTGCGATGGGGGCGGTGCTAGcgcagaagaagaaaataatgttACActccatcgcatatgcgagtagaacCTTGAACCCTACCCAAACGAATTACactaccactgaaaaagaacttcttgcggtgatctttgcactggagaaattcagagcttacttggtgggatccaaagtgatcgTTCACATCGACCACTTGGTAATcgaatatttaataataaagaaagatgcaaagccAAGGTTGATTCGATAGGTTCTCCTCtttcaagaattcaacatggaaatcattgatcgcaaggggatgGAGAACCAGGTTGCGAACCACCTATCAAGATTTGAAAATCTAGAAGTCGACTGCAACCAGTCGGAGGTGAACGCAACCTTCCCAGATGAACAGctattcaaaattgaagaattaccatggtacgcaGATGTGGTCAATGATCTGGTCTGTGAACAATTCTTGGAAAACTACACAGCCTACCAAAAGAGGCGGCTTGTGCACGAATGTAAATCATATAattgggacgagccaaatctttacaagGGTTGTATttgagctgtctcttatacacatctagatgtgtataagagacaggtatttGAGAGCATACTCCCTTGCGTCTTTGAAGAGGGTAGGCCAGAAATATCCACTTTGGAGAACCTTTGCAGCGATTCTTTGCCCTCCAAAATGACCTCCGTAAGGAGAATCATGACACTTAGCAAGGATACGTTGTGTCTCTCCTTCTGGAACGCACCGACGCATGATCGAGTCGGGACCTTGTTTGTAAAGAAACGGTTTATCCCAAAAATAGATTTGCTATCTTGAACCAGCCGTTTCTTTTGTTGAGAGTTGAAGTGCTCAGGGAATTGTTTAGTGGTTAAGTAATTAATAatgtctgcataccatggtTCCTTATCTTCAACTTTGCATAAGCCTTCATCAGGAAATGCATCTCTGATTTCATCTTCTTGGTTCTATATCTTCTGATTCTCTGATCTGGACAGGTGATTAGCCACCTGATTTTCTGTCCCTTTTCTGTCCTTGATGTCAATGTCGAATTCTTGCAAGAGCAGTACCCATCTAATTAATCTTGGTTTTGCGTCCTTCTTGTTCATCATGAACTTAATGGCTGAGTGATCTATATAGATGGTTGTTGACGCACCAACTAAATAAGATCTAAATTTTTTGATTCCAAACACTACAACCAACATTTCTTTCTCTGTAGTTGTGTAATGTTCCTGAGATCATTCAAAGTCTTCGACGTATAGAAGATGGGGTGTATCAAGTTCCCTTTCTTCTGCCGCAACACGGTTCCAACTGCAACATCGCTTACATCACACAAAGGAATGAAGCGTTGCGTCCTGTCTGGAGCTAATAGTATCGGAGCTGTAGTTAACGCATACTTCAGAGTTTCAAATACATAGGGCCGATTTGCTTCTAATAGTGCGCTCAACGGACGCACAATTTGAGAAAACTCTTTTACGAACCTTCTGTAGAAGTCTGCGTGTCCTAGAAAACTTTGTAATGCTTTTACATTTGATGGTGGAGGAAGTATGGCTATGACATTAACTTCGGCCTGATCAACTTCCAGTCCGGCTTTAGACACCTTGTGGCCCAAAACAATGTCTTCAGtcaccataaagtgacatttttcgCAATTTAACACAAGATTTGTTTCCTCGTATCGCATGAGAATAgcctctgtctcttatacacatctagatgtgtataagagacagatgaaGGGGAGAGGGAAGTGGTCCTTCTTGGTCGCCGCATTGAGTTTCCTATAATCCATGCAGATGTGCCAACCCGTGATAGTCTTTGAAGGGATGAGCTCGTAGTTactactgtctcttatacacatctagatgtgtataagagacaggcattgAACTGGGCTTACCCATATGCTATCGGATATAAGGTAGATTACTCCTGCGATGCAGATGTGCCAACCCGTGATAGTCTTTGAAGGGATGAGCTCGTAGTTACTATTGATTATCACTGTTGTACCTCCCTTTTTCGAGATGCATTGAactgggcttacccagctgctatcaAAGATGGGGTATATTACtcctgcgtccaaccacttaatGATCTCTTTCTTTACTACTTCTTTCATTATGGGATTTAACCTATGTTGAAGCTCAATTGATCCAGTCTTCCCCTCTTCTAATCTGATTTTGTGCATGCAGTACGATGGGTTGATGCCACGGATGTCAGCCAGCGTTCATCCTATTGCCCGCATGTGTTTTTGCAACATCTGCAAAAAAGAACGTTCATTAGGCTCGGAAAGATTAGCTGAAATAATTACGGGTAAGATGTTATTTGATCCAAGAAAAGCATATTTAAGGTGGTCAGATAAACGTTTTAGTTCTACTCTGGTGGTTCTTCCAATGATGGATGCGCTGGCTTCGTCTgccgctcactcagacttggcggTTCGAGTTTCTTCATGGTTTCTTCCAACGTAAGAACCTTACAAACTTGGGCCGCTTCTTCAGGAAACTCTATATTGTTAAGTTGACATTCTTCATTATCCGAAAATTTTAATGCATTTAacacattaaatttcatttcCTGGTTGTCTACGCGCATGGTCAGTTCTCCCTTGTGCACGTCTATTCATACTTTCTGAATGGCGAGAAAGGGTCGTCCAAGAATGATTTGCACATCCCTGTCTACTTCATAATCAAGGATGATGAAATCCGCTGGGAATATGAATTTGTCAAATTTCATTAGAACATCCTCAATCTTTCCTTCAGGATATGTGATCGTTCTATTAACGAGTTGAAGCGTTACAGAAATGGGTTGCACTTCACCAATTCCTAATTTCTTGAAAATTGAGAGTGACATGAGGTTGATGCTTGCTCCCAGATCACAAAGAGCATGTCCTATGTCCATCCCTCTGATTGAGCAAGGGACTGTGAAGCTTCTCAGATCATTATGTTTCTTGGGTAATTTGTTGCTGACTAACGCATCGCACTCCCGCATTAGAGTAATTACTTCTGTCTCGCTAAttcttctcttctttgtcaGAATATCCTTCAGGAATTTGACGTACTTCGGCATTTGTTCTAAGGCTTCTACAAGTGGGATATTAATGTGCAACTGCCTCATAAGTTCAAGAAAACGCTTAAACTGTTGCTCGTCATTCTTCTTCAGCAAGCGTCTGGGAAATGGTGCATTCAGCTGCACCGCAGGTTCTCCTGCGTTGCTTGGGTTCGAATAGCTTGTGGATTCTGGCATCTGTTCTTCTTGAACTTCCAATGCCGTCGGACGTGTGTTGTGCTCATTTGAAGGATTTTTGGTTCTTGGGTTCACGGTTTCTTCTACAAGAGGTCtgccacttcgcaatgtcatcGCATGACATTGCTTTTTTCCGTTGTTATTTCCTGGGGTTTCCGTATTGCTGGGCAAGACTCCTAGCGACCGATTCTTCAACTCACTGGCGATTTGCCCCACCCTCCAGATTTTTTATGGATGGCGCTTGGCATTTTAGCAATGCGTCATTCTGGGCGATATATTCCTTTAAAAGGTTTTCAAGCAGAGAAGCTGAACTCGACGCATGACTTCCTCTATTAAAGGATTGTTGGTGCGGTTGTTGTGATGGCTGGCATCCAAGCGGTGGTCCTTGCCTATGCTGCTGATTTACCCCTAGTTGGTGTTGCTCCTATTGGTGACCTCCCCAAGAgaaatttggatggttcctcCATCCCGGCATCagaaccattttttttttttagatcaaatatgtgaatttataaagaaaccgATTGTCTGTACAAAATCAATACTTAATCAAATGAGATGAAGAGAATTATAATTCAGATGAAAAGAAAGGAGTCAAGCTGCAGAGTActatctcttgtcctctttggctcaattcaaATTCGTCCCAACTTatagaagaaatggaagaaaattctctctcaagttCAGCTTTCTCCACTCCTTGATCGACGGTGGGGGTGGTTCTCTTCTTTATTGTGTTCTTTTTGTCACAGCAGCACAACTCTAAGTCTCTAAATTTCAGATTTAACAACaaaactaaccagaaattttGCTTGTATCTTTTGTAGGAAAACTACAACTGAGGGAGTATTATGACCTAAGCCGAAGCTTGTAAACATTTATGAGAAGGGAAAACACTCCTGTATATGACCCCAAAGTTGAAAGGACCTTCCGACGAAGAAATCGATCTAATCATCATCGTAGGTTAAGGCAACAACTACTCAGACAGCAAATCAGGCAACAACAAAGGGCGGATGAGCAAGCAAATCATAACTTAGCTCAACAGCTAGCCCACACTACTCAAAATCCTATCATAATGGCATACAGTAGTACGCATGCGGGAGTATGCGTCTCTTGTgttgtatgatttctcaccagggaTCATATATCCAATGCCAGATGAGAcaagatttgagatgaaatctgtGATGTTACAAATGCTTCAAACAGCTGGCCATTTTGGGGGTGCTCGGGGAGAAGACCCTCACGCTCACATGAAACGTTTCCTGGAGACCTATTCTCGAACACCTATAATCTCGGATGGAGGAACCATCAAAATTTCTCTTGGGGAGGTCACCAGCAAAAGTAACACCAACCAGGGGTAAATCAGCAGCATAGGCAAGGATCGCCGCTTGGATTCCAGCCATCGTAGCAACTGCACCAACAATCCTTTAATAAAGGAAGTCATGCGTCGAGTTCAGCTTCTCCGCTTGAAAACTTCTTAAGGGAATATATCACCCAAAACGACGCATTGCTAAAAAGCCAAGCGTCATCCATTAGAAATCTGGAGATACAGGTGAGGCAAATTGCCAGTGAGCTGAAGAATTAGCCGCCAGGAGTCTTGCCCAGCAATACGGAAACCCCAAAAAATAACAAcggaaaagagcaatgtcatgcGGTGACATTGCAAGGTGGCAGACCTCTTGTAGAAGGAACCGTGAACCCAAGAACCAATAATCCTTCAAATCAGCACAACACACGCCCGACGACATTGGAAGATTAAGAAGAACAAATGACAAAATCCACAAGCCATTCGAACCCAAACACGTCTAACGCAGGAGAACCTGCAGTGCGACTGAAAGCACCATTTCCCAGACGCTTgctgaagaagaatgatgagcAGCAGTTTAAGCGTTTTCTTGAACTTCTGAGGCAATTGCACATTAATATCCCACTTGTAGAATCCTTAGAAAAAATTTCGAAGTacgtcaaattcttgaaggatatTCTGACAAAGAAGAGGAGAATTAGCGAGATAGAAGTAATTGCTCTAACGCGGGAGTGCGATGCGTTAGTCAGCAACAAATTACCTAAGAAACAGAAGGATTCGGGAAGCTTCACAGTCCCGTGCTCAATTGGGGGGCTGGACGTAGGACATGCACTGTGTGATCTGGGAGCAAGCATCAACCTCATGCCCCTCTCAATTTTCAAGAAATTAGGAATTTGTGAAGCGCAACCCAGTTTTGTAACACTTCAACTCGCTGATAGGACAATCACATATCCTGAAGGAAagattgaggatgttcttgtgAAAGTTGACAAATTCATATTCCCAACTGATTTCATCATCCTTTATTATGAAGTAGACAGGGATGTGCCAATCATTCTTGGACGACCCATTCTCGCCACTATGAAAGTACTAATAGATGTACACAAGGGAGAACTGACCATGCGCGTAGACAACcaagaaatgaaatttaatgtgtTAAATGCATTAAAATTTCTGGATAATGAAGAATGTCAGCTTAACAAAATAGAGTTGCCTGAAGAAGAAATGGCCCAAGTTTGTGAGGTCCTTGCGTTGGAAAAACCATGAAAAAACTCGAGCTACCAAGTAGAAGTGAGCGGCAGACGAagccaacgcatccatcattgGAAGTACCACCAAAACTAGAACTTTAACCTTTACCTGACCACCTTAGATATGCTTTTCTTGGATCAAACAACACCCTACCTGTAATTATTTCAGCAAATCTTTCCGACCTAATGAATATTCTCTTTTGCAGATGTTGCAAAAACACATGCGAGTAATAGGATGGACGCTAGCTGACATCCATGGCATTAGCCCATCGTACTGCATGCAAAAAATCAGGCTAGAAGAGGGGAAGATTGGATCAATTGAGCTTCAACGTAGGCTAAATCCCATAATAAAGGACGTAGTAAAGAAAGAGATCATTAAGTGTTTGGATGCAGGAGTAATATACCCTATCTCCAATAGCAGCTGGGTATGCCCAGTTCAATGCATCCCTAAAAAGGAAGGTACAACAGTGATAGTCAACAGTAACAACGAGCTTATCCCTTCAAGGATTGTCACAGGTTGGCGCATCTGCATGGATTATAGGAAATCAATGCGGCGTTCAAGAAAGACCACTTCCCTCTCCCCTTCATTGACCAGATGCTTGATCGATTAGCTGGGAAAGAATTCTATTGTTTTCTAGATGGATACTCTGGCTACAACCAAACTCTAATCAACTCGGAAGATCAAAAGAAGACGACATTCACTTTCCCATTTGGAACATTTGTGTTCAGACGCATGGCTTTCGGACTATGCAATGCACCAGGAACGTTCCAAAGATGAATGATGGCAATTTTTTCTGACTTCCTTGAACAGACTATTGAagtttttatggatgacttttcaTTTTTTGGAGACTTCTTTCAATTGTGCTTAGACAACCTGAAGGTCGTCCTCGCGCGATACAAGGAAACAAACCTTGTCTTAAAttaggaaaaatgtcactttatggtgaCTGAAGGCATTGTTTTTGGCCACAAGGTGTCTAAAGCCggattggaagttgatgagGCCAAAGTTGATGTCATAGCTAAACTTCCTCCGCCATCAAATGTAAAAGCATTACGAAGTTTTCTAGGACACGCAGGCTTCTACAGAAGGTTCGTAAAAGGGTTTTCCCAAATTGTGCGTCCTCTGAGCACACTATTAGAAGCGAACCGGCCCTATGTATTTAATGATGACTACCGCGACGTATTTGAAACACTGAAGTATGTGTTAACTACAACTCCGATACTAATAGCACCAGACTGGACGCAACACTTCATTATGATGTGTGACGCAAGCGACGTTGCAGTTGGAACCATGTTGCTCAAGAAAAAAGGGAACTTAATACACCGCATCTCCTATACATTGAAGACTTTGAATAGCTCTCAGGAACATTACACAACTACAGAGAAGGAAATACTGGCTGTAGTGTTCGGAATCGAAAAATTTAGATCTTATTTAGTTGGTGTGTCAGCAACCATCTATACAAATCACTCGGCCATTAAGTTTCTGATAAACAAGAAGGATACAAAACCAAGGTTAATCAGATGGGTGCTGCTCTTACAAGAATTCAACATTGACATCAAGGACAGAAAGGGGACTGAAAATCAAGGTGGATGATCACCTGTCTAGATTAGAGAATCAGGAGATATAGGAACAAGAAGATGAAATCAGAGATGCATTTCCTGATGAAGGCTTATTCAAAGTTGAAGATAGAGAACCATGGTACGCAGACATTGTTAATTA
This window contains:
- the LOC120077411 gene encoding uncharacterized protein LOC120077411, producing MTLRSGRPLVEETVNPRTKNPSNEHNTRPTALEVQEEQMPESTSYSNPSNAGEPAVQLNAPFPRRLLKKNDEQQFKRFLELMRQLHINIPLVEALEQMPKYVKFLKDILTKKRRISETEVITLMRECDALVSNKLPKKHNDLRSFTVPCSIRGMDIGHALCDLGASINLMSLSIFKKLGIGEVQPISVTLQLVNRTITYPEGKIEDVLMKFDKFIFPADFIILDYEVDRDVQIILGRPFLAIQKV